One genomic window of Opitutia bacterium includes the following:
- a CDS encoding efflux RND transporter permease subunit — protein sequence MKLTDFSVRNYQFTIIVFLLLVAIGGVALQTIPRTEDPQLSFPGYHLVIVSPGANPTDLERLVARPLEDAIKELDDLTKLQSTVRDSVVYIEVEFKYGIDIDRKYDDLLRQVNQVRPTLPAGITDFEVKKEQTNHVAILQVALVSSEASYARLQDLAETLRKRLELSPGVGKVEKWAYPEKQIRVSLDLEKIAQLQLSISRITEAIGAANVNIPGGTVETGGRRFTVKTSGSYASLEDIGDTPVAGSGTAVVRLRDIAAISWDYEDHEHIGRFKGERAVFITVQAQKGQNTFDVTAGMKPVLAAFRATLPGDVRLEEGFEQAQNIERRLGRLRTDLLVAIGLVALTVAPLGFRAALIVMISIPLSLAMGVAALQWFGHTLNQLSIVGFVIALGLLVDDSIVVVENIARFRRAGYAPQEAAIQATNQIAVAVLGTTATLLFAFLPLLLLPGGPGLFIRALPLAVEVTVLASLGVALTIVPFLASRFLAAHEEAEGNWLLRALQRVIHVTYRPVLHWAMQHRMATLAGVAVLFAASLALVPVIGFSLFPKSGTPQFIINLEAPEGAGLAATDRIAHQVEDALRATPEIDWWFTNVGHGNPFIYYNSSPAQQKANLGEVYAQVKPEFASDQRTPAILAGLRRKLAGIAGAQILVREFEQGPPIEAPIAVRIFGDDLDRLATLAGDVETVLRRTPGTENIGNPVRTRRTDLHVRIDRSAAALLGVPDAEIDRAVRLALAGLDVARFRDDDGDEYNIQLALPRGEHADLSRWPKIQVQTASGAFVPLAQVATLEFDSAPAVILRYLRERCVIVTAYVRDGYNVGKTTELVAAELAKRDWPAGYRFEFGGEVASRKESFGGLGSAILIAVFGILAILVLEFRSFRGTFIVASIIPLGVIGGIVALWLTGYSLSFTATVGFVALIGIEIKNSILLVDFTNQLRAQGVPLREAIEQAGEVRFLPVVLTTLTALGALVPLAVQGAGLYSPLAIVIIGGLLSSLLLSRVVTPVLYSLMPPPGPETETVPATPSPKPAL from the coding sequence ATGAAACTGACGGACTTTTCCGTTCGGAACTACCAGTTCACGATCATCGTGTTTCTGCTCCTCGTCGCCATCGGCGGCGTCGCGCTCCAGACCATTCCGCGCACCGAGGACCCGCAACTCTCGTTCCCGGGCTATCACCTCGTGATCGTGAGCCCGGGTGCCAATCCCACAGACCTCGAGCGGCTCGTCGCCCGCCCGCTGGAGGACGCGATCAAGGAACTCGACGACCTCACTAAACTCCAAAGCACCGTCCGCGACAGCGTCGTCTACATCGAGGTGGAGTTCAAATACGGCATCGATATCGATCGTAAATACGACGACCTGCTCCGGCAGGTTAACCAGGTGCGCCCGACGCTGCCGGCGGGCATCACCGATTTCGAAGTGAAGAAGGAGCAGACGAACCACGTCGCGATCCTGCAAGTCGCGCTCGTCTCCTCCGAAGCCAGCTACGCACGCCTCCAGGATCTCGCCGAGACGCTCCGCAAGCGCCTCGAGCTCTCGCCCGGCGTCGGCAAGGTCGAGAAGTGGGCCTATCCGGAGAAGCAAATCCGCGTCTCGCTCGACCTCGAAAAGATCGCGCAGCTGCAGCTCTCCATCTCGCGCATCACCGAGGCGATTGGCGCCGCCAACGTGAACATCCCGGGCGGCACCGTCGAGACCGGCGGCCGCCGTTTCACCGTGAAAACCAGCGGCAGCTACGCCTCGCTCGAGGACATCGGCGACACACCGGTCGCCGGCAGCGGCACCGCCGTCGTGCGCCTCCGCGACATCGCCGCGATCAGCTGGGACTACGAAGACCACGAGCACATCGGCCGCTTCAAGGGCGAGCGCGCCGTCTTCATCACCGTGCAGGCGCAAAAGGGACAGAACACCTTCGACGTCACCGCCGGCATGAAGCCCGTCCTCGCCGCGTTCCGCGCCACTCTGCCCGGCGACGTGCGCCTCGAGGAGGGCTTCGAGCAGGCCCAGAACATCGAGCGGCGCCTCGGCCGCCTGCGGACGGACCTGCTGGTGGCGATCGGACTGGTCGCGCTCACCGTCGCGCCGCTCGGTTTCCGGGCCGCGCTGATCGTGATGATCTCGATTCCATTGTCGCTCGCGATGGGCGTCGCCGCGCTGCAATGGTTCGGCCACACGCTCAACCAGCTCTCGATCGTCGGCTTCGTCATCGCGCTCGGCCTGCTCGTCGACGACTCGATCGTCGTCGTCGAGAACATCGCGCGCTTCCGCCGCGCCGGCTACGCGCCGCAGGAAGCCGCCATCCAAGCCACCAACCAGATCGCCGTCGCCGTCCTCGGCACCACCGCGACGTTGTTGTTCGCGTTCCTGCCGTTGCTTCTGCTCCCGGGCGGACCGGGGCTGTTTATCCGCGCGCTGCCGCTCGCCGTCGAAGTCACCGTGCTCGCCTCGCTCGGCGTCGCGCTGACCATCGTGCCGTTCCTCGCCAGCCGTTTCCTCGCCGCCCATGAAGAGGCGGAAGGCAACTGGCTGCTGCGCGCTCTGCAACGCGTCATCCACGTCACCTACCGGCCGGTGCTGCACTGGGCGATGCAACATCGCATGGCCACGCTCGCCGGCGTCGCCGTGCTCTTCGCGGCCTCGCTCGCGCTGGTGCCCGTAATCGGCTTCAGCCTCTTCCCGAAATCCGGCACGCCGCAGTTCATCATCAATCTCGAGGCCCCCGAGGGCGCCGGCCTCGCCGCGACCGACCGCATCGCGCATCAGGTCGAGGACGCCCTGCGCGCCACGCCGGAGATCGACTGGTGGTTCACCAACGTCGGACACGGCAACCCGTTCATCTACTACAACTCTTCCCCCGCACAGCAGAAGGCCAACCTCGGCGAAGTCTACGCGCAGGTGAAACCCGAGTTCGCCAGCGACCAGCGCACGCCCGCCATCCTCGCCGGCTTGCGCCGGAAACTCGCGGGCATCGCCGGCGCGCAGATCCTCGTGCGCGAATTCGAACAAGGGCCGCCGATCGAGGCGCCGATCGCCGTGCGCATCTTCGGCGACGATCTCGACCGCCTCGCCACGCTCGCCGGCGACGTCGAAACCGTCCTGCGCCGCACGCCGGGCACCGAGAACATCGGCAATCCAGTGCGCACGCGCCGCACGGATCTTCACGTGCGCATCGACCGCTCGGCCGCCGCACTCCTCGGCGTGCCCGACGCCGAGATCGACCGCGCGGTTCGTCTCGCGCTGGCCGGACTCGACGTCGCCCGCTTCCGCGACGACGACGGCGACGAATACAACATCCAGCTCGCCCTCCCGCGCGGCGAGCACGCCGATCTCTCGCGCTGGCCCAAGATCCAAGTGCAGACCGCCAGCGGCGCATTCGTGCCGCTCGCGCAGGTTGCCACGCTCGAATTCGACTCCGCGCCCGCCGTCATTCTCCGTTACCTGCGCGAGCGCTGCGTCATCGTCACCGCCTACGTGCGCGACGGCTACAACGTCGGCAAAACCACCGAACTCGTCGCCGCCGAACTGGCGAAGCGCGACTGGCCGGCCGGTTATCGCTTCGAGTTCGGCGGCGAAGTCGCAAGCCGCAAGGAGAGCTTCGGCGGCCTTGGCTCCGCGATCCTCATCGCGGTTTTTGGCATCCTCGCGATCCTCGTCCTCGAATTCCGCAGCTTCCGCGGCACCTTCATCGTCGCGTCGATCATTCCCCTCGGGGTCATCGGCGGCATCGTCGCGCTGTGGCTCACGGGATATTCGCTCTCGTTCACCGCCACCGTCGGCTTCGTCGCGCTCATCGGCATCGAGATCAAGAACTCGATCCTCCTCGTCGACTTCACCAACCAGCTCCGCGCCCAAGGCGTGCCGCTCCGCGAGGCCATCGAGCAAGCCGGCGAAGTGCGCTTCCTTCCCGTCGTGCTGACCACGCTCACCGCCCTCGGCGCGCTCGTGCCGCTCGCCGTCCAAGGCGCCGGCCTCTACTCGCCTCTCGCCATCGTCATCATCGGCGGACTCCTGAGCTCGCTCCTCCTCTCGCGCGTCGTCACGCCCGTGCTCTACAGCCTCATGCCCCCGCCCGGACCGGAAACAGAAACCGTTCCCGCGACGCCGTCCCCGAAACCTGCGCTGTAA
- a CDS encoding HIT domain-containing protein gives MQHLHAYWRMEYIETPRLPDTGDIFTALPALGDDAQALIVHRSALSYLVLNRFPYNAGHLLAVPFRAATDLTELTAAERTDLMDEIVFAKELLQAALNPQAFNIGFNLGSASGGSIPHLHAHIVPRWSGDTNFMPVIGETRVLPQSLEAMYRRLTDTLPKIPARV, from the coding sequence ATGCAACACCTGCACGCCTACTGGCGCATGGAGTATATCGAGACGCCGCGGCTGCCCGACACCGGCGACATCTTCACGGCGTTGCCCGCACTCGGCGACGACGCGCAGGCACTCATCGTCCATCGCAGCGCACTGAGTTACCTCGTGCTGAACCGCTTTCCCTACAACGCCGGCCACCTGCTCGCCGTCCCGTTCCGCGCCGCCACCGATCTCACCGAGCTCACCGCCGCCGAGCGCACTGACCTGATGGACGAAATCGTTTTCGCCAAGGAACTCCTCCAGGCCGCGCTCAATCCGCAGGCGTTCAACATCGGCTTCAATCTCGGTTCCGCCTCCGGCGGCAGCATCCCGCACCTCCACGCGCACATCGTGCCGCGCTGGTCCGGCGACACGAACTTCATGCCCGTGATCGGCGAGACGCGCGTCCTCCCGCAATCCCTCGAAGCCATGTATCGCCGCCTCACCGACACGCTCCCGAAAATCCCCGCCCGCGTGTAG
- a CDS encoding DUF502 domain-containing protein — translation MAETRLTSLRNAFLTGLVLVAPFVVTIWALRLIISFVGGSITPLFQPYLPDALSHLPAIVWDIATTVIVLSLIAALGYLSRLLLGQWVGAMTERFIQGIPGVGSFYNSVKQFIDTFGTKDRAQFNKVVLVQFPRPGAWTIGFVTNTARGEPHQHLAGDHWAVFVPTCPSPVNGFFMFLPSAEVVELEMSVSDAMKTVISCGAVLPHWNDPAAAKAALKTWAAGT, via the coding sequence ATGGCAGAAACCCGCCTCACCTCGCTTCGCAACGCCTTCCTCACCGGCCTCGTGCTGGTGGCGCCGTTCGTCGTGACGATCTGGGCGTTGCGCCTGATCATTAGTTTCGTCGGCGGCTCGATCACCCCGCTGTTCCAGCCCTACCTGCCCGACGCGCTGAGCCACCTGCCCGCGATCGTCTGGGACATCGCGACGACTGTCATCGTCCTCTCCCTCATCGCCGCGCTCGGCTACCTCTCACGCCTCCTGCTCGGTCAATGGGTCGGCGCGATGACTGAGCGATTCATCCAAGGCATCCCGGGCGTCGGCAGCTTCTACAACAGCGTTAAACAATTCATCGACACCTTCGGCACCAAGGACCGTGCGCAATTCAACAAGGTGGTCCTGGTGCAATTCCCGCGCCCCGGCGCGTGGACCATCGGCTTCGTCACCAACACCGCCCGTGGCGAACCGCATCAGCATCTCGCCGGCGACCACTGGGCCGTCTTCGTGCCCACCTGCCCGAGCCCGGTGAACGGCTTCTTCATGTTTCTCCCCTCGGCCGAAGTCGTCGAACTCGAGATGAGCGTCTCCGACGCCATGAAGACCGTCATCTCCTGCGGCGCCGTGCTCCCGCACTGGAACGACCCCGCTGCCGCCAAGGCCGCCCTCAAAACCTGGGCCGCCGGCACCTGA
- a CDS encoding TolC family protein, which yields MFRPPASFALLLLAPLAFGASETPPWPAPPPAVDALVAEAFHSNLALVGESLEVERAAARLAEARSQFLPRVDLLARYSAADGGRTIDFPVGDLLNGAYGTLNQFLATQGQPARFPTVSNQSIPLLRSREQETKLRLTQPLYAPEITRSNAAARAGLAAREAQLAAYRRHLRAAVIEAFFRHEQAAAAVATYRSALELVTESLRVNRVLVANDKTTDDAVLRATAELATVQQQLADAEKDCALARSYVNFLLNRPLPTLIAPLDEAEAERYTAELARAAVPALDAQSREEIAALSSARTAARATTEAAQSRQRPSLGLAVETGIQGESYRTGAGSNYTIGSVVLEWNLFDGSERRHRVAQARIDERQADRALRETRQQLDLQLQQARDEFSTARLALASAVARRDAARATYHLVARREAEGIANQLTVLDARHTLTAAELNFSITRARLAIAAAQLDRASALTPLP from the coding sequence ATGTTTCGGCCGCCTGCTTCCTTCGCTCTGCTTCTGCTCGCTCCGCTCGCCTTTGGCGCAAGCGAGACCCCGCCCTGGCCCGCGCCGCCACCCGCCGTCGACGCGCTCGTCGCCGAGGCGTTTCACTCCAATCTCGCTCTTGTCGGCGAGTCGCTCGAGGTCGAGCGCGCGGCCGCCCGCCTCGCGGAGGCCCGCAGCCAGTTTCTCCCACGCGTCGATCTGCTCGCCCGCTACAGCGCCGCCGACGGCGGCCGGACCATCGACTTCCCCGTCGGCGATCTGCTCAACGGCGCCTACGGCACGCTCAACCAGTTCCTCGCCACGCAGGGCCAGCCCGCGCGCTTTCCGACGGTCTCCAACCAGTCCATCCCGCTCCTCCGTAGCCGCGAGCAGGAAACCAAGCTGCGCCTCACCCAGCCGCTCTACGCGCCGGAAATCACGCGCAGCAATGCCGCCGCCCGCGCCGGACTCGCCGCCCGGGAAGCCCAGCTCGCCGCCTATCGCCGTCACCTTCGCGCCGCGGTCATCGAAGCCTTCTTCCGCCACGAGCAGGCCGCCGCCGCCGTCGCCACCTACCGCTCCGCGCTCGAGCTCGTCACCGAGTCGCTGCGCGTCAACCGCGTCCTCGTCGCCAACGACAAAACCACCGACGATGCCGTCCTCCGCGCCACTGCCGAACTGGCGACGGTGCAACAGCAGCTGGCCGACGCGGAGAAAGACTGCGCCCTCGCCCGCAGCTATGTGAATTTCCTCCTCAACCGCCCGCTCCCCACCCTCATCGCGCCGCTCGACGAAGCCGAAGCCGAGCGCTACACCGCCGAGCTCGCACGCGCCGCGGTGCCGGCCCTCGACGCGCAATCCCGCGAGGAGATCGCCGCGCTCTCCTCCGCCCGCACCGCCGCGCGCGCCACGACCGAGGCCGCCCAATCCCGCCAGCGCCCCTCGCTCGGCCTCGCGGTCGAAACCGGCATCCAAGGCGAGTCCTACCGCACCGGCGCCGGCAGCAACTACACCATCGGCTCGGTCGTGCTCGAGTGGAACCTGTTCGACGGCTCCGAACGCCGCCATCGCGTCGCGCAGGCGCGCATCGACGAGCGTCAGGCCGACCGCGCCCTGCGGGAAACCCGCCAGCAGCTCGACCTCCAGCTCCAGCAGGCGCGGGACGAGTTTTCGACCGCCCGCCTCGCGCTCGCATCCGCCGTCGCGCGTCGCGATGCCGCCCGCGCCACCTACCACCTCGTGGCTCGCCGCGAGGCCGAAGGCATCGCCAACCAACTCACCGTGCTCGACGCCCGCCACACACTGACGGCCGCCGAACTCAATTTCTCCATCACCCGCGCCCGCCTCGCCATCGCCGCCGCGCAACTCGACCGCGCCTCGGCGCTCACTCCCCTCCCCTGA
- a CDS encoding TetR/AcrR family transcriptional regulator, translating into MKKRTNSTRRPSPDREKRRQEILRAATQLFAERGMENVTFGDIARSARLSRPLVYFYFPDLETLFLEAVVVATSKLQQRFLHSLRPSLNGLDQLMALGAAYVQFARDEPALFQLLAHRETKSNSAEKSAHPLETECHTRFSGIMDVLGATLRQGIADRSIRPDVGDPAQVAVCLWGLTHGLIQISTTQLPTIESKLGAAAAAGLPDFGMDLLRRSLAARTRRS; encoded by the coding sequence ATGAAAAAACGGACCAACTCCACGCGGCGTCCGTCGCCTGATCGCGAAAAACGCCGGCAGGAAATCCTCCGCGCGGCCACCCAGCTGTTCGCCGAGCGCGGCATGGAAAACGTCACCTTCGGCGACATCGCCCGCTCCGCGCGGTTGAGCCGGCCGCTCGTGTATTTCTATTTTCCGGACCTCGAGACGCTCTTCCTCGAAGCGGTCGTCGTCGCCACCAGCAAGCTCCAGCAGCGCTTCCTCCACTCCCTCCGGCCGAGCCTAAACGGCCTCGACCAGCTCATGGCGCTCGGCGCCGCCTACGTGCAATTCGCGCGCGACGAGCCGGCGCTCTTCCAGCTCCTGGCGCACCGCGAAACCAAATCCAATTCCGCGGAAAAATCCGCGCATCCGCTCGAGACCGAGTGCCACACGCGCTTCAGCGGCATCATGGACGTCCTCGGCGCCACCTTGCGCCAGGGCATCGCCGACCGCTCGATCCGCCCCGACGTCGGCGACCCGGCGCAGGTCGCCGTGTGCCTGTGGGGCCTGACGCACGGCCTGATTCAAATCAGCACCACGCAGCTGCCCACCATCGAGAGCAAGCTCGGCGCCGCCGCCGCAGCCGGCCTGCCCGACTTCGGCATGGACCTTCTCCGCCGCAGCCTCGCGGCGCGCACACGCCGTTCTTGA
- a CDS encoding DUF2238 domain-containing protein: MERRLTVFLVLLLPVLGWSAVRPHDFFTWFLEVVPVLIGVPLIVAVRRRFPLSTLLLVLVWLHSVVLIVGGHYTYARVPMGEWWMQWFGWTRNNYDKLGHFAQGFVPAVLAREILLRTSPLGNRGDGRPSRWTGFLVVAVCLGFSAFYELMEWWTAVASGAAADDFLGTQGYAWDTQSDMAWALIGALAALTLLSGAHDRSMARVTHGSRPESR, encoded by the coding sequence ATGGAGCGGAGACTGACGGTCTTTCTCGTCCTACTGCTGCCGGTGCTCGGCTGGTCGGCGGTGCGGCCGCATGATTTCTTCACGTGGTTCCTCGAAGTCGTGCCGGTGTTGATCGGTGTGCCGCTCATCGTGGCGGTGCGGCGGCGTTTTCCGCTGTCGACCTTGCTGCTCGTGCTCGTGTGGCTGCATTCAGTGGTGCTGATCGTCGGCGGGCATTACACCTACGCGCGGGTGCCGATGGGCGAGTGGTGGATGCAGTGGTTCGGCTGGACGCGGAACAATTACGACAAGCTCGGGCATTTTGCGCAGGGGTTCGTGCCGGCGGTGCTGGCGCGGGAGATTTTGTTGCGGACGTCGCCGCTGGGGAATCGCGGCGACGGGCGGCCGAGTCGGTGGACGGGATTTCTTGTCGTGGCGGTTTGTCTCGGGTTCAGCGCGTTCTACGAGCTGATGGAGTGGTGGACCGCGGTGGCGAGCGGCGCGGCGGCGGATGATTTTCTGGGCACGCAAGGTTACGCGTGGGACACGCAGTCGGACATGGCGTGGGCGTTGATCGGCGCGCTGGCAGCTTTGACATTGCTCAGCGGCGCGCACGACCGTTCGATGGCGCGCGTCACGCATGGAAGCCGTCCCGAATCCCGCTAA
- a CDS encoding alpha/beta hydrolase — MSEILLKAAAKRGVTIPPGSLDEAALGELAAAIFVRPMRGARRMPRELGYLENARPRTLHTSYGELAAWEWGAAEAPLVGLVHGWEGHGAQLGAFAAPLAAAGFRVLTLDLPGHGDSPGDEAHVPLVARTLVEVEREVGKFFALIGHSMGAAGAAMSATLGAAPRGLVLLAPPQSQLERLTRVAARMQLADGLREKFFAAVERRTRSRCADVDMRVVARQAPCALLVFHDPADEDASFAAAEEFVGMWRGARMVAVPGRGHYRILATPEIVRQAVEFIAALR; from the coding sequence ATGTCCGAAATCCTGCTCAAGGCCGCGGCGAAACGCGGCGTGACCATACCGCCCGGCTCGCTCGACGAGGCGGCGCTGGGGGAATTGGCGGCGGCGATTTTCGTGCGGCCGATGCGCGGGGCGCGGCGGATGCCGCGCGAACTCGGCTATCTTGAAAACGCGCGGCCGCGGACGCTGCACACGAGTTACGGCGAGCTGGCGGCGTGGGAATGGGGCGCGGCGGAGGCGCCGCTGGTCGGGCTGGTGCACGGTTGGGAAGGGCACGGCGCACAGCTCGGGGCGTTCGCCGCGCCGCTGGCGGCGGCGGGTTTTCGCGTGCTGACGCTCGATCTGCCGGGGCACGGGGACTCGCCCGGCGACGAGGCGCATGTGCCGTTGGTGGCGCGGACGCTGGTGGAGGTGGAGCGCGAGGTGGGGAAGTTTTTTGCGCTGATCGGCCACTCGATGGGCGCGGCGGGTGCGGCGATGAGCGCGACGCTCGGCGCGGCGCCGCGCGGGTTGGTGCTGCTGGCGCCGCCGCAGAGCCAGCTGGAGCGGTTGACGCGCGTGGCGGCGCGGATGCAGCTCGCGGACGGGCTGCGCGAGAAGTTCTTCGCGGCGGTGGAGCGGCGGACGCGGTCGCGGTGTGCGGACGTGGACATGCGGGTCGTGGCGCGGCAGGCACCGTGCGCGTTGTTGGTTTTCCACGATCCGGCGGACGAGGATGCGAGTTTCGCGGCGGCGGAGGAGTTCGTGGGCATGTGGCGCGGGGCGCGGATGGTCGCGGTGCCCGGCCGGGGGCACTATCGGATTTTGGCGACGCCGGAAATCGTGCGGCAGGCGGTGGAGTTTATCGCGGCGTTGCGGTGA
- the ybeY gene encoding rRNA maturation RNase YbeY: MPTFARAHRARFSRAALRSRSSVNRRQLSVPCPPSSVLRPPSSALPPGELSLVFLTDPALAQLHEDFMDDPTTTDVITFEGDAAAGLAGEICVSADTARAYAREHGHDFATELTLYLVHGWLHLVGFDDLQPAKKRRMRAAEARALKLLIAHRAIPAFRLR; the protein is encoded by the coding sequence CTGCCGACCTTCGCCCGCGCGCACCGCGCCAGGTTCTCCCGGGCCGCCCTCCGTTCTCGGTCCTCCGTCAACCGTCGTCAGCTCTCCGTCCCCTGTCCTCCGTCTTCAGTCCTCCGTCCACCATCCTCCGCCCTTCCGCCCGGCGAGCTCTCCCTCGTCTTCCTTACCGACCCCGCGCTGGCGCAACTCCACGAGGACTTCATGGACGACCCGACGACGACCGACGTGATCACCTTCGAAGGCGACGCGGCGGCCGGACTCGCCGGCGAGATCTGCGTCTCCGCCGACACTGCCCGCGCCTACGCCCGCGAGCACGGCCACGACTTCGCCACGGAACTCACGCTCTACCTCGTGCACGGCTGGCTGCACCTCGTCGGCTTCGACGACCTCCAGCCCGCGAAAAAGCGCCGCATGCGCGCCGCCGAGGCCCGCGCGCTGAAGCTGCTCATCGCCCACCGCGCCATCCCCGCCTTCCGCCTGCGCTGA
- a CDS encoding efflux RND transporter periplasmic adaptor subunit: MSPRPSLLLALASLASLVGCDRAPAPTSTALPPLVIEAAPAQLTTDAIPVEGTALVSRRAESTLSFKTGGLIATIPVRAGDTVRAGQTLATLRLDEIDALVAQARTAEEKSRRDLTRVQALQAERVATLENLQDARSALDAASAALRAAEFNRAHSVIVAPTDGRILRRLSEPDELAAPGRPILVFAGDTAGWIARLGVTEREIVRLHLGDRAEISWQGAAPVPATVAQIAESTDPATRTVEVELALDAAAPVGARSGFIVDARIFPQPLPAPRTTVPLAALVEGSEHRAHVFVVAADQKTVHRVPVEVEALRGDRAYLRTALPAGSRVATTGAEFLSDGRAVTLAGAKP, translated from the coding sequence ATGTCGCCGCGTCCCTCCCTCCTCCTCGCCCTCGCCTCCCTCGCCAGCCTCGTCGGCTGCGATCGCGCGCCCGCCCCGACTTCCACCGCGTTGCCTCCTCTCGTCATCGAGGCCGCGCCCGCGCAACTCACCACCGACGCGATTCCCGTCGAAGGCACCGCGCTCGTCAGTCGTCGCGCGGAGTCCACGCTCTCGTTCAAGACCGGTGGACTCATCGCCACGATCCCCGTCCGCGCCGGCGACACCGTGCGCGCGGGCCAGACGCTCGCCACGCTCCGCCTCGATGAGATCGACGCGCTCGTCGCCCAAGCCCGCACCGCCGAGGAGAAATCCCGCCGCGACCTCACCCGCGTCCAGGCCCTGCAAGCCGAACGCGTCGCGACCCTCGAGAACCTCCAGGACGCCCGCAGCGCGCTCGACGCCGCGTCCGCCGCGTTGCGCGCCGCCGAGTTCAACCGCGCGCACTCCGTCATCGTCGCTCCGACCGACGGTCGCATCCTTCGCCGTCTCTCCGAGCCGGACGAACTCGCCGCGCCGGGCCGCCCGATTCTCGTCTTCGCGGGCGACACCGCTGGATGGATCGCGCGCCTCGGTGTGACGGAGCGCGAAATCGTGCGCCTCCACCTCGGCGATCGCGCCGAGATTTCCTGGCAAGGCGCCGCGCCCGTGCCGGCGACCGTCGCGCAAATCGCCGAGTCCACCGATCCCGCCACGCGCACGGTCGAGGTCGAGCTGGCGCTCGACGCCGCCGCGCCCGTCGGCGCGCGCAGCGGTTTCATCGTCGACGCGCGCATCTTTCCGCAACCGCTGCCCGCGCCGCGCACGACTGTGCCGCTCGCCGCGCTGGTCGAGGGAAGCGAGCACCGCGCGCACGTCTTCGTCGTCGCGGCCGACCAGAAGACTGTCCATCGCGTGCCAGTCGAGGTTGAGGCGTTGCGCGGCGACCGCGCTTACCTCCGGACCGCGCTCCCCGCCGGCAGCCGGGTGGCGACCACCGGCGCCGAGTTTCTCTCCGACGGACGCGCCGTGACCCTGGCCGGCGCCAAGCCCTAA
- a CDS encoding PhoH family protein, with protein sequence MPASKTVQFPNARHLAQLYCNDEKNLTLAEQKLSVRFVTRDDWLKIDGPEAAVARADEFFARLNEGRTQGMAMRSADFRRLLETFVADGGPERLRALFSEPLQIGTAKKTIVPKTIGQKLYLQAIQKNPVVFGIGPAGTGKTYLAMAAAITALMKNQVQRVVLTRPAVEAGETLGFLPGDLREKILPYLRPLYDAMHDLLSPEDATTLAEKGIIEIAPLAYMRGRTLANSFIILDEAQNTTPEQMMMFLTRLGDESRMVITGDVTQIDLPRTKPSGLLQAPRILRNIPGIEVHHFTATDVVRHPLVQKIIDAYEHAKTSGEDAQRPGHPTGP encoded by the coding sequence GTGCCCGCCTCGAAAACCGTCCAGTTCCCCAACGCCCGCCACCTCGCGCAGCTCTACTGCAACGACGAGAAGAACCTCACGCTGGCCGAACAGAAACTCAGTGTCCGCTTCGTCACCCGCGACGACTGGCTGAAAATCGACGGCCCCGAAGCCGCCGTCGCGCGCGCCGACGAGTTCTTCGCCCGCCTCAACGAAGGCCGCACCCAAGGCATGGCGATGCGCTCCGCCGATTTTCGCCGCCTGCTCGAGACCTTCGTCGCCGACGGCGGCCCCGAGCGCCTGCGCGCCCTCTTCTCCGAGCCGCTCCAAATCGGCACCGCGAAGAAAACCATCGTTCCGAAAACGATCGGTCAAAAACTCTACCTCCAGGCCATCCAGAAAAACCCCGTCGTCTTCGGCATCGGCCCCGCCGGCACCGGCAAGACCTACCTCGCCATGGCCGCCGCGATCACCGCCCTGATGAAGAACCAGGTGCAACGCGTCGTCCTCACCCGCCCCGCCGTCGAGGCCGGCGAGACCCTCGGCTTCCTCCCCGGCGACCTCCGCGAAAAAATCCTCCCTTACCTGCGCCCGCTCTACGACGCGATGCACGACCTCCTCTCGCCCGAGGACGCCACGACGCTCGCCGAAAAGGGCATCATCGAAATCGCCCCGCTCGCCTACATGCGCGGCCGCACGCTCGCGAACTCCTTCATCATCCTCGACGAGGCGCAGAACACCACACCCGAGCAGATGATGATGTTCCTCACCCGCCTCGGCGACGAATCGCGCATGGTCATCACCGGCGACGTCACCCAAATCGACCTCCCGCGCACGAAGCCCTCCGGCCTCCTTCAGGCCCCGCGCATCCTCCGCAACATCCCCGGCATCGAGGTCCACCACTTCACCGCCACCGACGTCGTGCGCCACCCGCTCGTGCAGAAAATCATCGACGCCTACGAGCACGCCAAGACCTCCGGCGAGGACGCCCAACGCCCCGGCCACCCGACCGGACCGTAG